The sequence GAAGGCACACCAACCATATTGACTCGTTCGCTCAACGCTTACAAGCTTTAAAAGGCCAAAGATTCGCTTCTTTAGAAAGCGCGGCAGAAGTGTTGTATCAATTTGCCCCCAAATATGAAAAACCTACCAATGTTTGGGCTAACGCTATTGGAGGAACGAGCTTGAATAATGGCTCCAACGCTTCATTGTATGGCACAAGCGCCGGCGTAGATGCTTACCTTAACGGGGAAGTACAAGCCATTGTGGGCGGTTTTGGAAGCTATGGTTATAGCTCCTTTAGTAATCAAGCGAACTCTCTTAACTCTGGGGCCAATAACACTAATTTTGGCGTGTATAGCCGTCTCTTTGCCAACCAGCATGAATTTGACTTTGAAGCTCAAGGGGCACTAGGGAGTGATCAATCAAGCTTGAATTTCAAAAGCACTCTACTGCAAGATTTGAATCAAAGCTATCATTACTTAGCCTATAGCGCTGCAACAAGAGCGAGCTATGGTTATGACTTTGCGTTTTTTAGGAACGCTTTAGTGTTAAAACCAAGCGTGGGCGTGAGCTATAACCATTTAGGCTCAACCAACTTTAAAAGCAACAGCAATCAAAAAGTGGCTTTGAGTAATGGCTCTAGCAGTCAGCATTTATTCAACGCTAGCGCTAATATGGAAGCGCGCTATTATTATGGGGACACTTCATACTTCTATATGAACGCTGGAGTTTTACAAGAGTTCGCTCGCTTTGGATCTAATAACGCCGCGTCTTTAAACACTTTTAAAGTGAATGCCACTCGTAACCCTTTAAATACCCATGCGAGAGTGATGATGGGTGGGGAATTGCAATTGGCTAAAGAAGTGTTTTTGAATTTGGGCGTTGTTTATTTGCACAATTTGATTTCCAACGCAAGCCATTTCGCTTCCAATTTAGGAATGAGGTATAGTTTCTAAATACCGCTCTAAATACCGCTCTTAAACCCATGCTTTGGCATGGGGTGTGATGGGTTTAAAAAGTATAATTAGGGGGAGCGTGTTAGCAAACCAACCCCAATAAGGGGTTAGCCTTTAAAATAAACTCCGCTAACGCAAACAAAAAGACTCTAGCTTTTTAAAAATCTTAAACAAAACATATTGTATAAGAAATTTTTTATTCAGCCTAGTGTTTAAAAATTCAAAAAAACTCTTTTTGTTGTGGTTATTGAGTTCAGTAAAAGTTTCAATTTTACCCACTAAGTTCTCAAAAACTAAAGAGTCAAAAGAAGTTTTAAAAGCTACTTGGTGCCATTCTTTAGAATATGGGTAGCGAAAATGTTTCCAAGGCTTTTCATCAGCATAAAAATGCAACATGCAAGCATCAGATTTTTTAGGTATCATCCTTGTCCCAACCATGCGTGGATGGACATTATACTTGCAAGGTATTTCTAAAATACACCCTTGACAAACAAGCACGAATAAATCTTGCTCTGGTAGCAACAGCCCTCCATCTCTTGTTTTAAAAAAATCAATCAGCTTTTCTTCTAAATGATGCTCCCTCCACAACGCCAAATTGACCAGCATAAAACCTGCATTAAAAGGGTTTTCATATAGAATTTCCACTTCTTGAAAGGTTAGGCTTTTATGATTGAGTTTGACACCCATTCCCCTAGACCAATTAAGGCGAGATGAAAACAAATCATTAGCGCTATGAATGCCAATCAATGAGAAGTCTTCTTTGGTTGCTCCAAAATACGCTCCATCCATAGGGATAAAAAAGCTCTCGCTAATATCGCCCACGAACAAGGTATCCACATCAAACATGATAATTTTTTCATATTGAGAAAAAATACTCGCTAGCAACAAACGGCATAAAATCATTTTAGAAAAACGCTTTTTAGCGAAAGGATTGAGTCTTAAGAAAAGTTGAGAAACCAATTTAAAAGGGTAAGCGTCATTCTTTGAAATATCACAAAATTCAATACCAGAAAACGCGCTAAAGGGGGCTATAGTTCGCTTTAATTTTTCTACATTTTCAGCGCTCAAACTATCCACTAAACAATGGATTTGATAAAAGAGTTTTACCCCATCTCTTTCTTGTGTGCAAGAAGAAAGCATGGAGTATAAACTCACACCCGCAGGGATGCAATAATTATTGTCAAAAGCGACTACTATAGGGATAGTTTGAAATGAGGGGGGGTAACAGATGCGCTAATTTTCATATACAAACTCCTTGAAAATAAAAATAAACGAGACATTATAACTCAAAATCCCTATTTTCAACCCCTACAACGCATACACGACAAGCTTATTATCATGCCAGATCGCTTCTAATGGCGTGTCATAAAGCGCGCTTAAATTGTGTGAAGTCATAGCGATTGGCGTGGAAGCTTGCACAGATGCACTAATTTTCATATACAAACTCCTTGAAAATAAAAATAAACGAGACATTATAACTCAAAATCCCTATTTTCAACCCCTACAACGCATACACGACAAGCTTATTATCATGCCAGATCGCTTCTAATGGCGTGTCATAAAGCGCGCTTAAATTGTGTGAAGTCATAGCGATTGGCGTGGAAGCTTGCAAAAAAAGTTTTTTATCTTTGAGCATGACCACATGCGTGGAGTGCCTGGCAACCAAATTCGGATCATGGATATTGACTAAAACGCTCAATTCTCGTTTTTTCATCTCATCTTTAATCGCATCAAAAAAAAGGGCTTGGTTTTTTAAATCTAAAGCGCTCGTAGGCTCATCTAGTAACAATAAGGGCGTTCTTTGCAACAAACTTCTGGCTAAAAGCACCATTTGCCTTTGACCGCCGGACAAATCATTGATGCCTTGATCTTTTAAAGACTCTAAATCCAAGCGCTCTAAAACGCTAGTGGCTTCTTTAATGTGCTTGGCTTTAGGCATAGCGAACAGATTCAAATGCGTCGCCTTCCCCATTAAGACAAAATCCAGCACGCTGAAATTAAACGCATAATATTCCACTTGGGGGATATAAGCGATTAGTTTGGCTTTTTCATAAGGCTTTAAGGGTAAAATATCTTTGTTACACGCTTTAATTTCGGTTTCTTCTAAAGGCTTTAAAAGCCCTAAAAGGCATTTTAAAAGCGTGGTTTTACCGGAGCCATTAGGCGCTAAAATGCTGGTGATGCTGTTTTTTGGCACGTTAAAACTCAATTTATCTAAAATAAGTTTTTGAGAATATTTAAAGGACAGGTTTTTAACTTCTAAGACCATCACATCCCCCTAGTCCTAAATAAAAGCCACAAGAAGAAAGGCGCTCCTAAAACGCTTGTCGCAATGCCTACCGGCAAATCATAGGGGGTAATGGTTTTAGCCACCACATCCGCTAAAAGCAAGAAAAACGCCCCCATTAACAAAGAGCTTAAAAGCAGTTTTTGCAAATTCGCCCCAAAAAACAACCTAGCCACATGCGGAATGACCAACCCAATCCAGCCAATCGTGCCGGACACGCTCACCGCTAAAGCGCTCGCCACGCTCACGCACACCAAACAAAGCGATCGCAACAACACCGGGTTAATCCCCAAGCTCAAACTTTGCGCATCGCTCAAGCTCAATAAATTAATACGCCACCTTAACAAAAAAAGCGGGATAAAGCCTAAAGATAGCCCTATGAAAGCGATCAAGCAATCCTTATAACTGCTCAAAGACAAGCTCCCTAAAAGCCACACGACAATCGCTTGCGCTTTTTGGGGGATCACAAAGAATTTTATCGCTCCGGCTAAGGCACTTAAAAACGCGCTCAACACCACCCCTGAAAGCACCAATGAAAGGACGGAATTGCCTAAAACCCTATTCATCGCTAATACAGCAAGGCTGGCTAAAATCGCTCCAAAAAACGCTAAAATCGCAATATTAGACTCCACTACCGCTATCGCCATCGCCACGCCCAGCATCGCCCCGCTAGAAATCCCTAGTAAAAAAGGATCCACTAAGGGGTTTCTAAAAATCGTTTGCATCACCACCCCACTCCCGGACAAACTCGCTCCCACCAGGAGCGCTAAAATCACTCGTGGTAGTCGTATTTCTAAAATAATAATACTTAAAGAGCTCAGTTCTTCATTGTGCAAAAAGTGGTTTTTCACATTAAGGCACACTTCTTTCCACTCTTCCAAACTCAAGGACTCCCCTCCAAACAAAAGCACCACTACCGCTAAAATCATGCAAGCTAATGCAATATGATAGGTTTTAAGCATCACGCTTCCTTTTAAGAACGATTAATCTGAACAAAGAATCATACCAACTACTCGGGAGGATTCGATACAACGCTAACAACAATTGGGTTTTTAAGCCGATCAAATAGCGGGCCTTGATTTTTTGACTCATGGTAAGAAAAACGATTTTTTGCGCCACGGCTTTAGGGCTTAGGGCTTTTTGATACACGCCAGAATAAAAGTTTTTAGCCGCATTCACCTCTAAGGCATAAAGGCTATCTTTTCGCTCATCATTTTCAAAAGCGGTTTTTTCCCAGTTGCTTTTCACCGGGCCTGGCTCAATCAAACACACTTGAATGTTAAAGGGTTTAAGCTCTAAACGCAAGGCGTCGCTATAAGCCTCTAAGGCATGCTTACTCGCGCTGTAATG is a genomic window of Helicobacter pylori oki112 containing:
- a CDS encoding glycosyltransferase family 8 protein, producing the protein MLSSCTQERDGVKLFYQIHCLVDSLSAENVEKLKRTIAPFSAFSGIEFCDISKNDAYPFKLVSQLFLRLNPFAKKRFSKMILCRLLLASIFSQYEKIIMFDVDTLFVGDISESFFIPMDGAYFGATKEDFSLIGIHSANDLFSSRLNWSRGMGVKLNHKSLTFQEVEILYENPFNAGFMLVNLALWREHHLEEKLIDFFKTRDGGLLLPEQDLFVLVCQGCILEIPCKYNVHPRMVGTRMIPKKSDACMLHFYADEKPWKHFRYPYSKEWHQVAFKTSFDSLVFENLVGKIETFTELNNHNKKSFFEFLNTRLNKKFLIQYVLFKIFKKLESFCLR
- a CDS encoding ABC transporter ATP-binding protein, with amino-acid sequence MVLEVKNLSFKYSQKLILDKLSFNVPKNSITSILAPNGSGKTTLLKCLLGLLKPLEETEIKACNKDILPLKPYEKAKLIAYIPQVEYYAFNFSVLDFVLMGKATHLNLFAMPKAKHIKEATSVLERLDLESLKDQGINDLSGGQRQMVLLARSLLQRTPLLLLDEPTSALDLKNQALFFDAIKDEMKKRELSVLVNIHDPNLVARHSTHVVMLKDKKLFLQASTPIAMTSHNLSALYDTPLEAIWHDNKLVVYAL
- a CDS encoding FecCD family ABC transporter permease, translated to MLKTYHIALACMILAVVVLLFGGESLSLEEWKEVCLNVKNHFLHNEELSSLSIIILEIRLPRVILALLVGASLSGSGVVMQTIFRNPLVDPFLLGISSGAMLGVAMAIAVVESNIAILAFFGAILASLAVLAMNRVLGNSVLSLVLSGVVLSAFLSALAGAIKFFVIPQKAQAIVVWLLGSLSLSSYKDCLIAFIGLSLGFIPLFLLRWRINLLSLSDAQSLSLGINPVLLRSLCLVCVSVASALAVSVSGTIGWIGLVIPHVARLFFGANLQKLLLSSLLMGAFFLLLADVVAKTITPYDLPVGIATSVLGAPFFLWLLFRTRGM